A region of Spiroplasma endosymbiont of Crioceris asparagi DNA encodes the following proteins:
- a CDS encoding glycosyltransferase family 2 protein, which produces MVVSFICVTNLTKYDFNRTINSIKKQTSTNYEVIIIVDSFDGAQEEVSFNNVRKLMIENDNIKVIHALKPQGRSSSWNDSIKLAEGQYIKFINDGEELDPNFVERVEKIVAEKNAPDIIEYSLVMNLKTQPLPVDVLVKPNKVFDLTTDFNPLAYTGEIVFNKLFKLDIINEFTFRFNRKQRFDLLFVYKVFSEAKTYIWVEKGLASSYTIRPVDYSAFDTINQWTHIFNYFRRVGKYREVEHYIKYAYFRLLILKWLRTLKWEGNKNLIRKGVEFAKVKFRKEKREKFIKDNIILARKKDLDFNDWVENFESNIKQQILK; this is translated from the coding sequence ATGGTAGTAAGTTTTATATGTGTTACAAATCTAACAAAATATGATTTTAATAGAACAATTAATTCAATAAAAAAACAAACAAGCACAAACTATGAAGTGATTATTATAGTTGATTCTTTTGATGGTGCTCAAGAAGAAGTAAGTTTTAATAATGTAAGAAAACTTATGATTGAAAATGACAACATTAAAGTAATTCATGCTTTAAAACCACAAGGTAGATCTTCAAGTTGAAATGATTCAATTAAATTGGCCGAAGGACAATACATTAAATTTATAAATGATGGTGAAGAATTAGATCCTAATTTTGTAGAACGTGTTGAAAAAATTGTTGCCGAAAAAAATGCTCCTGATATAATTGAATATTCATTAGTAATGAATCTAAAAACACAACCGCTTCCAGTTGATGTTTTAGTTAAACCAAATAAAGTATTTGATTTAACAACTGATTTTAATCCCTTGGCATATACTGGAGAAATTGTTTTTAATAAATTATTTAAATTAGATATTATTAACGAATTTACATTTAGATTTAATAGAAAACAAAGATTTGATTTATTGTTTGTTTACAAAGTATTCTCAGAAGCTAAAACATACATTTGGGTTGAAAAAGGTTTAGCTTCTTCATACACAATTAGACCAGTTGATTATTCTGCTTTTGATACAATTAATCAATGAACACACATTTTTAATTATTTTAGAAGAGTTGGAAAATATAGAGAAGTCGAACACTATATTAAATATGCTTATTTTAGACTTTTAATTTTAAAATGATTAAGAACCCTAAAATGAGAAGGTAATAAAAATTTAATTAGAAAAGGTGTTGAATTTGCTAAAGTTAAATTTAGAAAAGAAAAACGTGAAAAATTTATCAAAGATAACATTATTCTTGCTAGAAAAAAAGATCTTGATTTTAATGATTGAGTTGAAAACTTTGAGTCAAACATTAAACAACAAATTTTAAAATAA
- a CDS encoding RDD family protein codes for MNKKNFLFKDNEKFEYKTPHWGRILAARFFDVLIMLPFLLIIYYFSWKNLPEKNIDIILRAMLVFLSQVLLIIYFFVLIPWVLKGRTLSKVIFKLYLIQENVFYPTFKNLLIRESYFLIIPAFVEFLCKIIGLELNLFSKDPIVFIIYNFGQMLSSAWYIVLLISIWAQPNKLSWIDIKLKNKVLHVIKIEIMIKDFDDKVKIDEMPFVVSKENLKEIMEEEND; via the coding sequence ATGAATAAAAAAAATTTCTTATTTAAAGATAATGAAAAATTTGAATATAAAACACCACACTGAGGAAGAATATTAGCAGCAAGATTTTTTGATGTGTTAATAATGCTTCCTTTCTTATTGATAATTTATTATTTTTCATGAAAAAATTTACCTGAAAAAAATATAGATATTATTTTAAGGGCAATGCTTGTTTTTCTTTCGCAAGTTTTACTAATTATTTATTTTTTTGTACTTATTCCATGAGTATTAAAAGGACGAACATTAAGCAAAGTAATTTTTAAATTATATTTGATTCAAGAAAACGTTTTTTATCCAACTTTTAAAAATCTCTTAATAAGAGAAAGTTATTTTTTAATAATCCCAGCATTTGTAGAATTTTTATGCAAAATAATTGGATTAGAATTAAATTTATTTTCTAAAGACCCGATTGTTTTTATAATTTATAACTTTGGTCAAATGTTGTCAAGTGCTTGATACATTGTTTTATTAATTTCAATTTGAGCACAACCAAATAAACTTTCTTGAATTGACATTAAATTAAAAAACAAAGTTTTACACGTTATTAAAATAGAGATAATGATTAAAGATTTTGATGATAAAGTGAAGATTGACGAAATGCCCTTTGTTGTAAGCAAAGAAAATTTAAAAGAAATTATGGAAGAAGAAAATGATTAA
- a CDS encoding HPr family phosphocarrier protein: protein MTSLKVTIIDPVGLHARPASILTKEASKFSSEIKIKSGEKEGNLKSIMNIMALAIKTNTEVTIMATGSDEKEAIVSIEKAMKDNSLI from the coding sequence ATGACTTCATTAAAAGTAACAATCATCGATCCAGTTGGATTACACGCAAGACCAGCTTCTATACTAACAAAAGAAGCTTCAAAATTTTCTTCAGAAATAAAAATTAAATCTGGAGAAAAAGAAGGAAACTTGAAATCAATTATGAATATCATGGCTTTAGCAATCAAAACAAACACTGAGGTTACTATTATGGCAACAGGTAGTGATGAAAAAGAAGCTATCGTATCAATTGAAAAAGCAATGAAAGATAACTCACTAATTTAA
- a CDS encoding ATP-dependent helicase has product MIKELLAKLNNDQLEAVLEIKRPLRIVAGAGSGKTRVIATKIAYLIDVEKINPNKILAITFTNKAAKEMKNRVYDYSGFETKNISTFHSLCVRVLREEFAHANLKKDFLILDSSDQVSIVKELIKTNKIDDVKKERAIVSKISHWKNNGTSPESAAKDNFKYADIQIVKIYKLYNQYLNENNYLDFDDLIIKTEKLFSNNKDVVQKWSERYDYILVDEFQDTSLNQYNLVKMLVNNRNNLTVVGDPDQNIYTWRGSKIEIILNFEKNFKNAKTIFLNKNYRSTQPILNIANDLISKNKNREEKSIFSDIKVGEKVLVTGAANKMFEAKYVAKKIAKYVKDGKYNYSDFFIIYRINAWSQNFENELQYNKIPFDVYGGMAFRDRAVVKDMTAILKAVVFGDKNSFKRVFRFIPRVGEKTAEKIFLAASIENLSILDIFLHRFEVVETISKNLKFLRDAFVAATKSMDENKSMVEIAKQLITDLEYAKKFDPKDEEDADSLRYIKSYYDLISSFQEYSNESNTKDMFIEFLQNETLSDSSSKEDTKNKVILSTIHGVKGLEAKCVFVVGVNRGIFPLSKIWREEELEEERRAFYVAITRAKEELEITYVDGDFSYITNEKLQPSQFISQIDKNLYVSQENLTFNSPSEATFFKPQMQSPIPKFQTNKKEPPKTNQKITHINFGEGVVIDIVGNFIKVAFADSKIGIKMVPLNSNSWKIA; this is encoded by the coding sequence ATGATTAAAGAACTATTAGCAAAACTTAATAATGATCAATTAGAAGCTGTCCTTGAAATTAAGAGGCCTTTAAGAATAGTAGCTGGAGCGGGTTCTGGTAAAACCAGAGTAATAGCAACAAAAATTGCTTATTTGATTGATGTTGAAAAAATTAATCCTAATAAAATTTTAGCTATAACTTTTACAAACAAAGCAGCAAAAGAAATGAAGAATAGAGTTTATGATTATTCGGGTTTTGAAACTAAAAATATATCAACTTTTCATTCTTTGTGTGTAAGGGTTTTAAGGGAAGAGTTTGCACATGCTAATTTAAAAAAAGATTTTTTAATTTTAGATTCATCTGATCAAGTTTCGATTGTAAAAGAATTAATAAAAACTAACAAAATTGATGATGTCAAAAAAGAAAGGGCTATTGTTTCCAAAATAAGCCATTGAAAAAATAATGGAACATCTCCAGAGTCAGCTGCCAAAGATAATTTTAAATACGCAGATATTCAGATTGTTAAAATTTATAAATTATACAATCAATATTTAAATGAAAATAACTATTTAGATTTTGATGATTTAATTATTAAAACTGAAAAATTATTTTCTAATAACAAAGACGTTGTACAAAAATGATCTGAAAGATATGATTATATTTTGGTTGATGAATTTCAAGATACTAGCTTAAACCAATATAACTTAGTTAAAATGCTAGTTAATAATAGAAATAATCTAACAGTTGTTGGTGATCCAGACCAAAACATTTATACATGAAGGGGTTCAAAAATTGAAATAATTTTAAATTTTGAAAAAAATTTTAAAAATGCAAAAACAATATTTTTAAATAAAAATTATCGTTCAACACAACCCATTTTAAACATTGCAAATGATTTAATTTCTAAAAATAAAAATAGAGAAGAAAAAAGTATTTTTTCTGATATAAAAGTCGGTGAAAAAGTTTTAGTAACGGGCGCTGCTAACAAAATGTTTGAGGCAAAATATGTTGCTAAAAAAATTGCCAAATATGTAAAAGATGGTAAATATAATTATTCTGATTTTTTCATTATCTATAGAATAAATGCATGATCACAAAATTTTGAAAATGAATTACAATATAACAAAATTCCATTTGATGTGTATGGTGGAATGGCATTTAGGGATAGAGCAGTTGTTAAAGATATGACAGCAATTCTTAAAGCTGTTGTATTTGGCGATAAAAACTCTTTTAAAAGAGTTTTTAGATTTATTCCAAGAGTTGGTGAAAAAACAGCTGAAAAAATTTTTTTAGCAGCGTCAATTGAAAACTTAAGCATTTTAGATATATTTTTACATCGTTTTGAAGTTGTTGAAACAATATCAAAAAATTTAAAATTTTTAAGAGATGCTTTTGTTGCAGCAACTAAGTCAATGGATGAAAATAAATCAATGGTGGAAATTGCTAAACAATTAATTACAGATCTTGAATATGCTAAAAAATTTGATCCGAAGGATGAAGAAGATGCAGATTCATTAAGATACATTAAATCATATTATGATTTAATTTCTAGCTTTCAAGAATATTCAAATGAATCAAATACCAAAGATATGTTTATTGAGTTTTTACAAAATGAAACCTTAAGTGATTCTTCTAGCAAAGAAGACACTAAAAATAAAGTTATACTTTCAACTATTCATGGTGTAAAAGGTCTTGAAGCAAAATGTGTTTTTGTTGTTGGAGTAAATAGAGGAATATTTCCACTATCAAAAATTTGAAGAGAAGAAGAATTAGAAGAAGAACGCAGAGCATTTTATGTTGCAATTACTCGTGCAAAAGAAGAACTTGAAATTACTTATGTTGATGGTGATTTCTCATATATCACTAATGAAAAATTACAACCCTCACAATTTATAAGTCAGATTGATAAAAACTTATATGTATCTCAAGAAAATCTAACATTTAATTCACCTAGTGAAGCAACATTTTTTAAACCACAAATGCAATCACCAATTCCTAAATTTCAAACAAATAAAAAAGAACCACCAAAAACTAATCAAAAAATAACACATATTAATTTTGGAGAAGGTGTTGTGATTGATATTGTCGGTAACTTTATTAAGGTTGCTTTTGCAGATTCAAAAATAGGAATAAAAATGGTGCCATTAAATTCAAATTCTTGAAAAATAGCATAA
- the asnS gene encoding asparagine--tRNA ligase, with product MLVRELLKNFQELANKEVEFTGRIRSNRQGKNVSFLVLNDGSVIDDVQVVYKNETKNFEQLSKQRLGAVVYIQGKLVPTPNRPQPFEIQAKISEIISECAEEYPLQKKEQSLEFLREIPQLRPRTKTFQAVFKIRSLLSFAIHKFFNEKDFVYVNTPIITENDAEGAGEAFVVTTRNDGKYEDDFFGKKANLTVSGQLNAEAYAQSLNSVYTFGPTFRAENSNTSRHAAEFWMIEPEVALNSLKENIDLIEELIKSVLSYVLENGRKELEACQNFFDDKLISRLESAKDSKFKVLDYAEAINILKEAVKKNKNEFEEKNIKFGLDLGSEHEKYLCEKHFGSPVFLINYPKEIKAFYMKLNDDKKTVAAVDLLVPGIGELVGGSQREDNFDKLILRSKELGINFDDLSWYFNLRKFGYYKSSGFGLGFERLVMYVTGATNIRDVISFPRTPNNLLF from the coding sequence ATGTTAGTAAGAGAATTATTAAAAAACTTTCAAGAATTAGCGAATAAAGAAGTTGAATTTACTGGAAGAATTAGATCAAATAGACAAGGTAAAAATGTGTCTTTTTTAGTTTTAAATGATGGCTCTGTAATTGACGATGTCCAAGTTGTGTATAAAAATGAAACTAAAAATTTTGAACAACTTTCCAAACAAAGACTAGGAGCGGTGGTTTATATTCAAGGTAAATTAGTACCCACCCCTAATAGACCACAACCTTTTGAAATTCAAGCAAAAATTTCAGAAATAATAAGTGAATGTGCTGAAGAATATCCATTACAAAAAAAAGAACAATCTCTTGAATTTTTAAGAGAAATTCCGCAATTAAGACCAAGAACTAAAACTTTTCAAGCTGTATTTAAAATAAGATCTTTATTGTCTTTTGCAATCCATAAGTTTTTTAATGAAAAAGATTTTGTTTATGTAAATACTCCAATAATTACAGAAAATGATGCCGAAGGAGCGGGGGAAGCATTTGTTGTAACTACCAGAAATGATGGTAAATATGAAGATGATTTTTTTGGTAAAAAAGCAAACTTAACTGTTTCAGGTCAATTAAATGCTGAAGCATATGCTCAATCATTAAACTCAGTTTATACTTTTGGACCAACATTTAGAGCCGAAAATTCTAACACATCAAGACACGCAGCTGAGTTTTGAATGATTGAACCAGAAGTTGCTCTAAATTCTTTAAAAGAGAATATTGATTTAATTGAAGAGTTAATTAAATCTGTGCTTTCATATGTTCTAGAAAATGGTAGAAAAGAGCTTGAGGCTTGTCAAAACTTTTTTGATGATAAGTTAATTTCAAGATTAGAATCTGCCAAAGATTCAAAATTTAAAGTTTTAGATTATGCTGAAGCCATAAACATTTTAAAAGAAGCTGTTAAAAAAAATAAAAATGAGTTTGAAGAAAAAAATATTAAATTTGGTTTAGATTTAGGTTCAGAGCATGAAAAATATCTTTGTGAAAAACACTTTGGAAGTCCAGTTTTTTTAATTAATTATCCAAAGGAAATTAAAGCATTTTACATGAAATTAAATGATGACAAAAAAACTGTTGCAGCAGTCGATTTATTAGTTCCCGGAATTGGTGAATTAGTTGGTGGTAGTCAAAGAGAAGATAATTTTGACAAGTTAATCCTTCGTTCAAAAGAATTGGGTATTAATTTTGATGATCTAAGTTGATACTTTAACTTAAGAAAATTCGGTTATTACAAATCTTCAGGATTTGGACTTGGATTCGAAAGACTAGTGATGTATGTAACTGGAGCAACCAACATTAGGGATGTGATTTCTTTCCCAAGAACACCCAACAATTTATTATTTTAG